The genomic DNA CTCCTCAAGCAGGCGAAAAGGCTCGGCCTGGACTACGTGGCCACGGGGCACTACGTGCGCAGGGAAGGGGAGGCCCTCCTCCGGGGCCTGGACCCGAGGAAGGACCAGACCTACTTCCTCTGGGGCACCCCCAAGGAGGCCATCCCCCACCTCCTCTTCCCCGTGGGGCACCTCACCAAGCCGGAGGTGCGGGCCCTGGCGGAAAGGGCGGGCCTCCCCACCGCCCGAAAGCCCGAAAGCCAGAACCTCTGCTTCGTGGCCGGGGACCTGAGGGAGTTCCTGCAGACCAGGCTCCAGGTCCGCCCGGGCCCCGTGGTGGACGCCCTCACGGGGGAGGTGGTGGGGGAACACCAGGGGGCAAGCCTCTACACCCTGGGGCAACGGAAGGGGCTTGGGCTCTTCAAGCCCCACCTGGAGCGGTACGTGGTGGGGCTGGACCCGGGGCGGAACGTGGTCTACGTGGGGCCCAAGGAGGCTACCCTTTGGCAGGGTCTGGAGGGGGAAGGCCTCAACCTCCTGGCCGAGCTTCCGGAGGAGGTGGAGGTGCAGGTGCGCTACCGCACCCCCCCCGTGCGGGCCAAGGTGGAGTCCCTAAACCCCTTGCGCCTCCGGTTCCAAGAGCCCGTCTTCGCCGTCACCCCCGGGCAGAGCGCCGTCTTCTACCAGGGGGAAAGGCTTTTGGGCGGGGCGGTGATCCGGCGGGGGCTTTACAACCTGGCGGGGCTTAGCCTCGAGGCCCCCATGGCCCTGACCGTCCCCTGACAAGGGGCTGGCAGAGTACGGGTGGGAGGTTAGGTATGCGGAAAGCCATCGGCCTAGCAGTCCTAGCGGTAGCCAGCGCGGCCTTCGCCCAGCAGGTGGTGCGGGCGGACGGGTCCTCCACCGTCTACCCCATCACCCAGGCGGTGGCGGAGGAGTTCGCCGCCCGCAACCCCGGGGTGAAGGTGGTGGTGGCCTTCTCCGGCACCGGGGGCGGCTTCAAGAAGTTCTGCCGCGGGGAAACGGACATCCAAAACGCCAGCCGGCCCATCATGCCGGAGGAGCTCAAGGTCTGTAAGGAAAACGGCATCGCCTTCATTGAGATCCCCGTGGCCTACGACGCCCTCACGGTCATCGTGAACCCTAAAAACACCTGGGCCACCTGCTTGAAGACCTCCGAGCTCAAGGCCATCTGGGAGCCGGGCTCCAAGATTACCCGTTGGAACCAGATCCGCCCCAACTGGCCCAACCAGCCCCTGAGGCTCTTCGGGGCCGGGGCCGACTCCGGCACCTTTGATTACTTCACCGAGGCCATCATGGGCAAAGCCAAGGCCATCCGCACCGACTACCAGCCCACGGAGGACGACAACGTCACCATCCGGGGCGTGGCCGGGGACACCTACGCCATGGGCTTCCTGGGT from Thermus hydrothermalis includes the following:
- a CDS encoding PstS family phosphate ABC transporter substrate-binding protein; the protein is MRKAIGLAVLAVASAAFAQQVVRADGSSTVYPITQAVAEEFAARNPGVKVVVAFSGTGGGFKKFCRGETDIQNASRPIMPEELKVCKENGIAFIEIPVAYDALTVIVNPKNTWATCLKTSELKAIWEPGSKITRWNQIRPNWPNQPLRLFGAGADSGTFDYFTEAIMGKAKAIRTDYQPTEDDNVTIRGVAGDTYAMGFLGVAYYEENKDKVKAVAVDNGKGCVLPSRENVLNGTYQPLSRPLFIYVNAKSLERKEVQEFVDFYLSPAARRAIRSTGYIELPAEAYQIGQELVKRKKTGTFFMELPAGTPLSKFVEELKKELK
- the mnmA gene encoding tRNA 2-thiouridine(34) synthase MnmA, translating into MKRVLVAMSGGVDSSVAALLLKEAGYEVVGAMMRFWPDLPPVRLEGGKPRAWESCCTPDAAYEARRVAELLGIPFYLLDYREVFEEEIIGPFLEDYAQGRTPNPCARCNTHVKFGALLKQAKRLGLDYVATGHYVRREGEALLRGLDPRKDQTYFLWGTPKEAIPHLLFPVGHLTKPEVRALAERAGLPTARKPESQNLCFVAGDLREFLQTRLQVRPGPVVDALTGEVVGEHQGASLYTLGQRKGLGLFKPHLERYVVGLDPGRNVVYVGPKEATLWQGLEGEGLNLLAELPEEVEVQVRYRTPPVRAKVESLNPLRLRFQEPVFAVTPGQSAVFYQGERLLGGAVIRRGLYNLAGLSLEAPMALTVP